The following DNA comes from Corynebacterium urogenitale.
AATGTCGTCGTAGGACATCCCCAACCCATCACAGAGAACCACTGCCACGCGAAAATCTGGGGTCAGCTCATTGAGCGCCTTCTCGAGCGCGGGATCGAGATTATTAAGCTCGAAAACTCGCTCCGGATCAGCCACGCTGCCTTCGATCCGGTCGTAGTCCTCCGGCAGCGCTTCCATCCGAATCGCCCCACGGTGCCGAACCATATCCAGGAAAAGATTTGTGGTGATGCGATGTAGCCAACCTTCGAAGGTTCCCGGCTTGTAGTTCTTCAAACTGCGAAACACTCGCATGAAAGTGTCCTGGGTGAGGTCCTCAGCGTCATGCTTGTTACCGGAGAGTCTGTATGCGAGGCGGTACACATGGTCAGCGTGTTGCTCAACTAGTTCGGCCCACGTCGGCATGTCTCCCTCGCCGGAATCGAAGTCGGCGGTGCTGGGCGGGGAGGCTGCGACAAGGGGCTCTGCGTGCGAACTCATGTTCTCTATATTGAATCATGGAGGTGGACGTGAAGTCATTTTCTCCTGTTAAGTCACTGTGAAATTGTCATCGAACTCATCACGTTTCCACTCAGGAACCACCGCCTAAGAGCAAACCACTCAGGAACCACCGCCTAAGAGCAAACGCAGCGCGGTACAGATCGCCCAGCCTTGGTCACTGTTTTCACATGCGTTCACTCCTTTTTCTATTTTCGACGCCAGCTGGTGACACTCCGAACCACAGCCCCATTTTTCGCTGGTGAGCCCCTAAAGTGTGGCCTTGTGAATGCCGTTAATAATTCCCCTTCCGAAGCCATCCGCACGTACGTGGAATCCACAACGATCGCCGATGAGGTTCTCACCGCCGCCACTGAGGCAGCTGAAGAATTCGGGCTACTGACCCCTGATGCCATCACAGCCGAGCTCCTCACCTTCCTCGCTGCCCGCGCCGCTGGCCATGGCGAACTCGCCAACCACACCCCCACGGGGATCATCATGTCCCCCGCCTGCGGTGTCATCGGATTGAACCTGTTCCGCGGTCTCGGCGGCGGGCACATCACCTGCATCGAACCAGAGGTGCAACACCAGCAGATCGCCAAGGCTGCTTTTGAAGCCGCGGGTATCCGCTCCAACATGTTCCGCTTCCTGCCCAGCGCTCCGCTGGATGTGGTGGGACGCTTGGCACAGGACAGCTACGACCTCGCCGTCACGGACTGCCAACCAGAAGATCTCCTGCGCACCGTGGAGGCCACGTTGCCCGCTCTGCGCCCGGGCGGAGTTCTGATTCTGCTCGATTCCCTGCTGGATGGACTGGTGGGCGATAGCTCGCGCTCCGACCGCCAAATTAATGCGGCTCGCGAAGCCGATGAAGCACTGCGCGAAATGGACGGTGTCACCCTAGCCCGACTGCCACTTGGAGCTGGCACCACTCTGGTAACGAAGAACGCTCGTTAACCTCGCTTTTGTAGCTACCCCGATAGAGAGCAGCTCCCCCCCCAGTAAACACACGAAGCCCCCCCTGCTTCTCTTTCAGCATTCACTGGACGCAGGGGGCTAGTGGCGTCGAATCCACAGCGCGGTTACACCGTGGCATTCTTTCCGACGCAGACCACGCCACCCTTGGAAACGGTAAAGCGCTCCTCATCGAGCTGGCGATCAACACCGATGATTTGCCCCTCAGTAATCTTGGCATTCTTATCGATAATTGCGTGGCGAACCACAGCGCCCTTACCCACTCGAACGCCAGGCATGAGCACGCAACCTTCCACAGACGCGCCTTCTTCCACGATGACGTTCTCCGACAACACCGAATTGCGGACCGTGCCTGCAGAAATAATGCAGCCTGCAGAGACCATGGACGACTGAGCAATGCCGCCCTTGACGAACTTCGCCGGAGGCAGATTGCCCGTTTCCGCAGTATGAATTGGCCACTTCTGGTTATACAAGTTGAACACGGGATGCACGGAAATCAGATCCATGTGCGCCTCGTAGAAAGCATCGACGGTACCCACGTCACGCCAGTAACCCTTGTCACGTTCCGTCTCGCCCGGAACGTAGTTGGAAGAGAAGTCGTACACATACGCCGTGTTCTTCTCCACGAGCATTGGGATAATATCGCCACCCATGTCGTGATCGGAATTTTCGTTCTCA
Coding sequences within:
- the sigE gene encoding RNA polymerase sigma factor SigE; translated protein: MSSHAEPLVAASPPSTADFDSGEGDMPTWAELVEQHADHVYRLAYRLSGNKHDAEDLTQDTFMRVFRSLKNYKPGTFEGWLHRITTNLFLDMVRHRGAIRMEALPEDYDRIEGSVADPERVFELNNLDPALEKALNELTPDFRVAVVLCDGLGMSYDDIAQTLGVKMGTVRSRIHRARAQLREMLARDAKEGLLSYVGADS
- a CDS encoding O-methyltransferase, with the translated sequence MNAVNNSPSEAIRTYVESTTIADEVLTAATEAAEEFGLLTPDAITAELLTFLAARAAGHGELANHTPTGIIMSPACGVIGLNLFRGLGGGHITCIEPEVQHQQIAKAAFEAAGIRSNMFRFLPSAPLDVVGRLAQDSYDLAVTDCQPEDLLRTVEATLPALRPGGVLILLDSLLDGLVGDSSRSDRQINAAREADEALREMDGVTLARLPLGAGTTLVTKNAR